In the genome of Tropicibacter oceani, one region contains:
- a CDS encoding FtsB family cell division protein, with protein MTNRRARPSLGVLIFFAVALSLTAYFTFAAVQGDYGLFRRAEVVVEAHELKGELDHLNEEVARMENLTRRLSDEYLDLDLLDQQARDILGVVRMDEIVVN; from the coding sequence ATGACCAACCGTCGTGCGCGACCCTCACTTGGTGTGCTTATCTTCTTTGCCGTGGCGCTGAGCCTGACGGCCTATTTCACCTTTGCCGCCGTGCAGGGCGATTACGGCCTGTTCCGCCGGGCCGAGGTCGTCGTCGAGGCGCACGAGCTGAAAGGCGAGCTGGACCATCTGAACGAAGAGGTCGCGCGCATGGAAAACCTGACGCGGCGCCTGTCCGACGAATACCTGGACCTTGACCTGCTGGACCAGCAGGCGCGCGACATCCTGGGCGTTGTCCGGATGGATGAAATCGTCGTCAACTGA
- a CDS encoding alpha/beta hydrolase codes for MLSLVLILTLSACAARGVIGIIPGATLPGAVVQPVFVATNRNPATGEDGYLFQQRFGESRDPSLRYVRLDVSIPPVHRTGQIEWPAPERPDLAKHFIVSAEHQFDGPQDFLAGLEKARPDGPREVVVFVHGYNVNNAEAVYRLAQIAHDFEAKVPVIAYSWPSAGSPRGYVYDRDSVIFSRDGLEILLTELTRDNRVLIVAHSMGSQLVMETLRQMSISGRGAVIERLSGVALISPDIDEDVFIQQSRRITPFPQPFMLLVSARDRMLDIAAFLTGKPTRLGSITEPGRLGDLPVTVIDLSDVQGGDPSGHSTAFTAPAAIALLRDLGG; via the coding sequence ATGCTGTCCCTCGTCCTGATCCTGACCCTGTCGGCCTGCGCCGCACGGGGGGTGATCGGCATAATCCCCGGCGCCACGCTGCCCGGCGCGGTGGTCCAGCCGGTGTTCGTCGCCACCAACCGCAACCCTGCCACCGGCGAGGACGGCTATCTCTTTCAGCAGCGCTTTGGCGAATCCCGCGACCCCTCGCTGCGCTATGTCCGGCTCGATGTCTCGATCCCGCCGGTGCACCGCACGGGCCAGATCGAATGGCCAGCCCCCGAACGGCCCGACCTGGCCAAGCATTTCATCGTCAGCGCCGAACACCAGTTCGACGGCCCGCAGGATTTCCTCGCCGGCCTTGAAAAGGCCCGCCCTGACGGACCGCGCGAAGTGGTGGTCTTCGTGCACGGCTACAACGTGAACAACGCCGAGGCGGTCTATCGCCTGGCCCAGATCGCCCATGACTTCGAAGCAAAGGTGCCGGTGATCGCCTATTCCTGGCCCTCGGCGGGCAGCCCGCGCGGCTATGTCTACGACCGCGACAGCGTGATCTTCTCGCGCGACGGGCTGGAAATCCTGCTGACCGAATTGACCCGCGACAACCGCGTGCTGATCGTGGCCCACTCCATGGGCAGCCAGCTTGTCATGGAAACGCTGCGCCAGATGTCGATTTCAGGGCGGGGCGCGGTGATCGAACGGCTGTCAGGCGTCGCGCTGATCAGCCCGGACATCGACGAAGACGTCTTCATCCAGCAATCGCGGCGCATCACGCCCTTTCCGCAACCCTTCATGCTGCTGGTCTCGGCGCGTGACCGCATGCTCGACATCGCGGCTTTCCTGACCGGCAAACCGACGCGCCTCGGTTCGATCACAGAACCCGGCCGCCTCGGCGATCTTCCGGTCACGGTGATCGACCTCAGCGATGTTCAGGGCGGCGATCCATCCGGTCACAGCACCGCCTTCACTGCCCCCGCCGCCATCGCATTGCTGCGCGATCTGGGCGGTTGA